Below is a window of Streptomyces sp. ITFR-16 DNA.
GGCCCTGCTGCTGCTCGGGGCGCTCGCCGCGCTGAAGCTGCCCCGGGTGATGGAGTGCCCGCCGAAGCTCTGCGAGGCCCCCGAACCGCAGGAGGCGCCCGCCCAGGAGCGTCCCGAGGTCCGGCTGCGACTGCCCGCCGGGCGCCGCCCGGCCGAGGCGGCCGGCTCTGGACGCGCGGCACACTGAGTCGTAACGTCGGCACGACGCCGTAACTAACACTGCTAGTTTTCGGCGCCCGTACCGACCTCAGTACTGTGCGAGCCGCCGGAGGCACTCCCTCATGTCCACCGCCCCGTCCCCGAAGCTCCCGCCCTTCGACCCCCGCGACCCCATCGGCGTCGACGATCTCCTGGACGCCGAGGATCTCGCGATCCGTGACACCGTCCGCACCTGGGCCGCCGACCGGGTCCTGCCGCACATCGCCGAGTGGTACGAGAACGGCGAGCTGCCCGGCATCCGCGAGCTGGCCCGCGAACTCGGCTCGCTCGGGGCCCTCGGCATGTCCCTCCAGGGGTACGGCTGCGCGGGCGCCACCGCCGTCCAGTACGGCCTGGCCTGCCTGGAGCTGGAGGCGGCCGACTCCGGCATCCGCTCGCTCGTGTCCGTACAGGGCTCCCTCGCCATGTACGCCATCCACCGCTTCGGCTCGGAGGAGCAGAAGCAGCGGTGGCTGCCCGGCATGGCGGCGGGCGAGACCATCGGCTGCTTCGGCCTCACCGAGCCCGACCACGGCTCCGACCCGGCCGGCATGCGCACGTACGCCAAGCGCGACGGCCAGGACTGGATCCTCAGCGGCCGCAAGATGTGGATCACCAACGGCTCGGTCGCCGGCGTCGCCGTGGTCTGGGCGCAGACCGACGAGGGCACGGCGGGCAGCGGCATCCGCGGCTTCGTGGTGCCGACCGACGCCCCCGGCTTCTCCGCGCCCGAGATCCGGCACAAGTGGTCGCTGCGCGCCTCGGTCACCAGCGAGCTGGTCCTCGACGACGTACGGCTGCCCGCCGACGCGGTGCTGCCCGGTGTCACCGGTCTGCGCGGGCCGCTCAGCTGTCTCAGCCACGCCCGCTACGGCATCGTCTGGGGAGCCATGGGCGCGGCCCGGTCGAGCTTCGAGGCAGCCGTCGACTACGCGAGGACGCGTGAGCAGTTCGGGAAGCCGATCGGCGGCTTCCAGCTCACCCAGGCCAAGCTCGCCGACATGGCCGTCGAACTGCACAAGGGCATCCTGCTCGCCCACCATCTGGGCCGTCGGATGGACGCGGGCACGCTCCGCCCGGAGCAGGTCAGTTTCGGCAAGCTGAACAATGTGCGGGAGGCCATCGAGATCTGCCGCACCTCGCGCACGATCCTCGGTGCCAACGGGATCTCGCTGGAGTACCCGGTGATGCGGCACGCGACCAATCTGGAGTCGGTGCTCACCTACGAGGGCACCGTCGAGATGCACCAGCTGGTCCTGGGCAAGGCGCTCACCGGCCTGGACGCGTTCCGATGAGCGCCCGGAGGGCGGTCAGCTCTGGTTGAAGAAGCCGTCGGCCGGGCGGCCGGCGGCTTCGCCGTTGACGACCTGGGTGTCGGCGGGGGTCAGCAGGAAGACCCGGGTGGCCACGCGGTCGATCGACCCGCGCAGTCCGAAGATCAGCCCTGCGGCGAAGTCCACCACGCGCTTGGCGTCGGCGGAGTCCATGGATGTGAGGTTCATGATCACCGGGACGCCGTCCCGGAAGAGCTCGCCGATGCTCCGGGCGTCCCGGAAGCTGTCCGGGGTCACGGTGGCGATCCTGCGGCCCGTCTCCTCGGCCGCCTCGGAGGCCACCCGCACCCGCGGATCGGTCACCCAGGCCTGTCCGGTCCCGGTCCGTGCACCCTCGGCGTACTCGTCGTCGTCGTAGTACCGCTCGTCGTTGTCCTCTACGAGGCCCAGCCAGGCACTCGCCTTGCGCACCGATCCCATGGACGCCTCCTCTCACCGCGGTTCCTTGGCGTTCCGCATGTCTTTCGTATCCCTATGGTCGTCCATGATGCGGATCGTGCGCCAAGGGGATAGGCGGCGCGCAGGGCATTCGTGACGGTACTGGTGCAGAGGATGTGGCGATTCGTCAAGGTTCCTCCCGTAAAAGGGCCCTGAAGAAAGAAAATATGATGCGCCGGTCCGTACGGGTGACATGGGGGACGTACGGGTGAACGGGTCACTCGATACGATGCACGTCGCGCACGCGCCCGAGTGCGGCGCTCAGGTGAACGACTCCCGGGGGATGGCCGTGTTCGGAATCGTCAGGCCCTGTACGCATCGCCTCTCGGAGGGGCTCAAGGCGGAGTGGATGGCCCATCTCTGCGGGCTCTGTCTGGCACTTCGCTCGGACCACGGGCAGTTCGCCCGGATCGTCACGAACTACGACGGCCTGATCGTCTCGGTCCTGACGGAGGCTCAGACAGAGCGCACGCCCGCGCAGCGCCGCACGGCGGGACCCTGCCCGCTGCGGGCCATGCGCACCGCGCCCGTCGCCCGGGGCGAGGGGGCCAGGCTGGCGGCCGCGGTCTCGCTGGTGCTGGCCTCGGCGAAGGTGCGCGACCACGTCGCGGACGGGGACGGTCTGTTGAGGCGCCGTCCGGTGGCCGCGGCGGCCCGCCGGGTGGCGGCGGGCTGGGACCGGGCCGGGGCGCGCACCGGGGCGCAGCTCGGCTTCGACACCGCGGTGCTCGTGGACGCCGTCGACCGGCAGACCGGCATCGAGCTGCTCGCCGGCCCCGGCACCCCGCTGCTGACGGTCACCGAACCCACCGAGACCGCCACCGCCGCGGCCTTCGCGCACACCGCCGTCCTCGCGGGCAAGCCGCACAACGCCGCGCCGCTCGCCGAGGCCGGACGCCTCTTCGGCCGCCTCGCGCATCTGCTGGATGCCGTGGAGGACCAGGAAGCTGACTCCGCGTCGGGTGCCTGGAACCCGCTCACCGCGACCGGCACCTCGCGGGCCGAGGCCCGGCGGCTGTGCGACGACGCGCTGCGGGGCGTACGGCTGGCGCTGAAGGACGCGGAGTTCACCGACGGCCGGCTCGCGCATGTGCTGCTCGCGCACGAACTGCGGCGCTCGGTGGACCGGGCGTTCGCCACGGACGTCTGTTCGCATCAGGGCGGCGGGCTGCTGACCTCGGCCGGCGATCCGTCAGAAATACGGCCTGCGGCCTCGTTCGGGCCGCCGCCGGGCAATCCGTACGCGCCTTCGGGGCCCGGTGCCCCGTTCGGGCCGCTGCAGCCGCCGCCGGAGCCCCCGCGCGACCGGCGCGGGCTCGTCATGGGCTGCCTGGTGTGGGCGGGGCTCGCCTGCACCTGCCAGATGTGCTGCGGCACGTTCGACGACCCCTGGAGCCGTCAGCGGCGCGAGGGGCTGTGCAGTCAGTGCGACTGTGGTGACTGCTGCGATGCCTGTGACTGCTGTAGCGGTTGCAGCGACTGCGGCGATTGCTGCGACGGTTGTGACTGCTGCGACTGCGGTTGCGACTGCAGCTGCTGAGGGGAGGGTGGTGCGGTGTTGTGTGACCGGGAGCGCGCAGGGAAGGGGCTCGAACGCCGGTCGGGGCGCGAGCGGAACGAAGCAGTGCGTCGGCTCAACAGGAACAGGACCACACGCGACCGAAGTCGATGTGGGAGCGCTTGACCAGCCACTGCTGCGAATACATGGGCCAAGTGGAACAGGCGTCCGGGTGGCCCGTCAACTGACCTGAGATCTGCGGCTCACAGTGTGGACAGGCTTGACATCCCGCCGTGCACAGCGCTTATCTCGGAGCAGGACCGGGCTGAGGGGCCCGTCCATGTGGTGTTCTCTGTGCCTTCTTTCTGCTGTCTTCCGTCTTCCGTGACGAGAGCGCGCGCCGTGTTCGATCGCCGCATCCACGGAGCCCCCGCATGTCCGCGCAGACAGACACCCGTACGCCGGCTCTCCCGGCCCCGTCCCCCGAAGACAACGATGCCGGACCGACGCTGGTCGTCATCGGCGCGGGACCGCGCGGCACGGGCCTGATCGAACGCATCGCCGCCAACGCTCCCGCCCTGTACGGGGACCGGCCGCTGACCCTCCATCTCGTCGACCCCTACCCGCCCGGCGGCGGCCGGATCTGGCGCGAGGGGCAGTCCCCGCTGCTGTGGATGAACTCCATGGCCGAGGACGTCACCATGTTCACCGACGACACCGTCCGCCAGGAGGGGCCCGTACGGCCCGGGCCCGCGCTCGACACCTGGGCGGCGGAGCTGCGCGAGGGTCCGGGCGGCGCCGGCGCGGTCACCGACGACCCCGCCCTCCGCGCCGAGATCGAGACGCTGCGCGGACAGGACTTCCCCAGCCGGCGGCTGCAGGGCGCCTATCTGCGCTGGGTGTACGAGCGGTCGGTGGCCGCGCTCCCGCCCGGGATCACCGTCCATGAGCACCGCCGCCGCGCCCTGCGGGTCACCGGCCCGCGCGACGGCCGCCAGCGGGTCCATCTGGAGGGCGGCGCACCGCTCGACGCCGACCTCGTCGTCCTCACCCTCGGGCACCTGGACGCCGAGCCGGACGCAGAGCAGTCGAGGCTGTCCGGCTTCGCGGCGCGGCACGGCCTGATCCACCTGCCGCCCGACTTCACCGCCGACAGCGACCTGAGCGCGCTGCCCGCGGGCGAACCCGTCGTCGTCCGGGGCTTCGGACTCGCCTTCATCGACCTGATGGTGCTGCTCACCGAGGGCCGGGGCGGGCGGTACGAGAACGGCGCGTACGTGCCCTCGGGCCGGGAGCCGGTGCTGTACGTCGGATCGCGGCGCGGGGTCCCGTACCACTCCAAGATCGGCTACGGCTGGCAGGGCGAGCGGCCGCCGCTGCCGCGCTTCCTGGACCCCGTCCGGGCCGGGGAACTCCTGACGAGACCTCAGCCGCTCGACTTCCGCCGGGACATATGGCCCCATGTCGACAAAGAGCTCGGCCATGCGCACTACCACCGGCTGTTCACCGCCCACCCCGGACGCACCGCCACCGACTGGCCCTCCTTCGAGGAGAAGTACGCGACCGCCGAGCCGGGCAGCGACGAGCTGCGCGACCTGATCGCCGCCGCCGTCCCCGACCCGGCCGACCGGCTCGACCTGGCGGCCGTGGACCGGCCGCTGGAGGGGGTGCGGCACACCTCGGCGGAGGCTCTGCAGAAGGCGGTGCGCGACTACATCACGGCCGACCTCGACCGCCGGCACGACCCGGAGCACAGCGAGGACCTCGCGGTCTTCCTCGGACTGCTCTCCGTCTACGGCCAGTTGGCCAGGTTCGGCGACATCGGGGAGTGGTGGCACGGCTTCTTCAGCTACCTCGCCTCCGGGCCGCCCGGCCCCCGGCTGCGGCAGCTCCTCGCCCTCTCCGAAGCCGGTGTCGTCCGCTTCATCGGCGCCGGCACGACGGTCGAGACCGATGAGGAGCGCGGCCTGTTCCGGGCGTTCGGCGCGACCGTGCCGGGGGAGCGGATCGAGGCCCGCGCCCTCGTCGAGGCCCGGCTGCCGGACCCCTCGACCCGGCGCACCCGCTCCGCCCTGCTCCGCGCCCTGTACGAGGACGGGGCGGCGGCCACCGCCACCGGGCTGCTCGCGGTCGACCCCGCCGACGGCCGCGTCCTGGACCGCGACGGCCTGCCGCACCCCCGCCGCTTCGCGCTCGGTCCGCACACCGCGGCGCGCACCGGCGGCGCCTTCACCCGGCCGCGCACCGGAGGCCCCGCCTTCGGCCAGAACGACGCCACCGCGCGCGCCGCCCTCGCCTTCCTGCGCGACCGCACCGGCACCGATGGCTGACCGCCCGCCCGGGCCGGAGGTCCCGTGACCCGAAGCCGTACCCCCACCGTGCCGAAAGGACCCGCCATGTCCCCGCTGCGCCCGCTCCATCTGGCCGCCGAGATCGGTGGCCCGCCCCGCTACGACCCCGCGCACTACACGGGACTCGCCCGGCTCGCTGAGGGGGGCGCGCTCGACTTCGTCACGCTCGGCGACTCCTTCGCCCGGCCGGGCCCCGACGCGCTCGCCGTCCTGTCCCGGGTGGCCCCCGAAACCCGCCGGATCGGCCTCGTGCCGACGGTCACCACCACCCACACCGAGCCGTTCCACGTGTCCTCGGCGGTGGCCACCCTGGACTGGGTCAGCCGGGGCCGGGCCGGCTGGAGTGTCGATGTGTCGACGACCGAGGCCGAGGCGCGGCTCTTCGGACGCCGCCCCGCCGCGCCCGCCGACGCACTGTGGCGGGAGGCCGGTGAGTGCGCCGACGTCTCCGCACGCCTCTGGGACAGCTGGGAGGACGACGCCGAGATCCGGGACACCGCCACCGGACGCTTCATCGACCGCGACAAGCTGCACTACGTCGACTTCGAGGGCACCGCCTTCGGCATCCGGGGTCCGGCCATCGTGCCGAGACCGCCGCAGGGCCGCCCGGTCGTCGTCATCGACGGCACCGCGGAACCGGCCCGGCAGGCCGCGGCCCGCCACGCCGACGTCGTCCTCGTACGCGCCACCACCCCCGAGCGGACCGCCGCGATCCGCGAGGACGTGCTCCGCCGGGCCGCCGCCCACGGCCGGGACCCCGCCGCCCTGCGGGTGCTCGCCGCGCTCACCGTCGACCTCGGCGACGCCGAGTCCGCCCCGGAACCAGGGCTGGAGAGCGGGCCGCCGCTCGCCGCGCAGGGCACGTACTACCGGGGCGGCCCGGTCGACCTCGCCGATCTGATCACCCAGTGGCACCGGGCCGGCGCGGTCGACGGCTTCCACCTCACCCCGATCACCCCCGGACGCGACCTCGAACGGATCGTCAACGGCACCGTCGCCCTGCTCCAGCACCGCAGCCTGTTCCGCACCTTCCACCCGGGCGGCACCCTGCGCGAGCACCTCGGTCTGGCCCGCCCGGCCAACCGTTACGCCCCGCGAGGAGAACGAGTATGACCAGCGCCGCCCCGCCCAGCGCCCCGAAGCAGATGCATCTCGCGGCGCACTTCCCGGGGGTGGACAACACCACCGTGTGGGCCGATCCGCGCTCCCGCAGCCAGATCGAGTTCGCCTCCTTCGAGCACCTCGCGCGCACGGCGGAGCGCGGGCTGTTCGACTTCTTCTTCCTCGCCGAGGGGCTGCGGCTGCGCGAGCACAACGGGCTGATCCACGACCTCGACGTGGTCGGCCGGCCCGAGTCCCTCACCCTGCTGGCCGCGCTGGCCGGCGTCACCGACCGGCTGGGGCTCGCCGCCGCCGTCAACGCCACCTTCAACGAGCCGTACGAGGTGGCCCGGCGGTTCGCCACCCTCGACCACCTCAGCGCGGGCCGGGCCGCGTGGCACGTCGTGACCTCGTCCGACGCCTCCACCGGTGAGAACTTCCGGCGCGGCGGCCCTCTCGACCGGGCCGGCCTCCCCCAAGCTCTCGGCTCCGCCCGGGCAGGGGGGACCCCCCTCACCCGCGCCGCCGAGTTCCTCGCCACCGCCCGGGAGCTGTGGGACTCCTGGACGCCCGAGGGGACCCCGCGCCCCTTCGCCCACCACGGGACGCACTTCTCGGTCGAGGGCGAGTTCACCGTGCCGCGCTCCCCGCAGGGCCACCCCGTCGTCATCCAGGCCGGCGACTCCCCGGAAGGCCGCGAGTTCGCCGCGTCCGCCGCCGACATCGTCTTCACCCGGCACGGGACCCTGGAGGCGGGCCGCGCCTTCTGCGCGGATCTGAAGGGGCGCCTCGCCGCGTACGGCCGGGAGCCCGACGAGCTGAAGATCATGCCCGGGGTCAGCGTCGTGCTCGGCGACAGCGACGCCGAGGCGCAGGAGCGCGCGGCCGCGATCCGCCTCCAGCAGGTCTCGCCGCAGAACGCGCTGCTGGCCCTGGAGCAGGTCTGGGGCCGCGACCTCTCCTCGTACGATCCCGACGGGCCGCTCCCCGAGAGCGACCCGGTCCCCGACTCCGGTCCGGTCCGGGGCCGGACCGGCGACCCGTTCGCGGTCGCGGCCCGCTGGCGCGAACTGTCCCGCGCGAAGGGGCTCTCCATCCGGCAGACCGTCATCGAGGCGACTGGCCGGCAGCCGTTCATCGGCAGCCCGGACACCGTCGCCGCGCAGCTGACCGAGTACGTCGCCACGGGCGCCGCCGACGGCTTCGTCCTCGTCCCCCATCTGACCCCCGGCGGCCTCGACGAGTTCGTCGACCGGGTCGTCCCGCTCCTCCAGGAACGCGGAGTGTTCCGCTCCGCCTACACCGGTTCCACTCTGCGGTCGCACCTCGGCCTCGGTGAGCCGGTATGGAAAGGTTGACCGCATGAGCACGGAAGCACAGCAGCAGGCAGCGCAGGACTGGCAGCGGTGGCACGAGGAGCGGACCGCCACGGTCTCGGCACCGTACGGGCCGCTCTCCCTCACCGGCACCCACTGGCTCTCCGATTACCCGGACGGTCGAATTCCGGCCGTCCCGGGCCAGTGGCGGGAGGAGGACGGCGAGCTGGTGCTCACCGCCGTCCCCGAGGACGGGCTGACCGTCGACGGCAAGCCCTTCACCGGCCGGGTCGCGCTCGGCGCCGACCGGGGCCCGATCGACGGGTCCCGCGTCGCGCACGGCGAGCGGAGGCTGGTCGTGCTGAGCCGCGAGGGACTGTGGGCGGTCCGGGACTTCGATCCGTCCTCCCCGGCCCGGCGCGCCTTCCGGGCCATCGAGGCGACGCCGTACGACCCGCGCTGGGCGCTGCCGGGCACCTTCCGTCCGTACGAGACCTCCCGCACCGTGCGGGTCGAGAACGCCGACGGTGTGGAGCGCGGGCTCGGGCTCGCGGGGGAGATCGCCTTCGAGCTGGACGGCGCCGAGCGCACGCTTCAGGTCGCGGTGGAGGCGGACGGCTCGCTGTGGGCGGTCTTCGCCGATGCCACCAGCGGTAACACGAGCTACCGCTTCCGGTTCCTGCGGCCCGCCGCCCCGGCGGCCGACGGCACGGTGACGGTCGACCTCAACCGCGCGACGCTGCCGCCGTGCGCCTTCGCGGACCACTTCATCTGCCCCTTCCCGCCGCCCGGCAACACCCTGCCGGTCGCCGTCGAGGCGGGGGAGCGCAGCCGCACCGACGGCTGAGGCGCCGTATACGACCGGCCCCGGCGGGGAGTCACCCGCCGGGGCCGGGCTCGGTGCGCCCGCCCGGCCTCAGGCCAAAAGGCGCCCTTGCGCCGGAAGTTGACGCCTTGAATACTCCCGAGCAGCGCTTGTCAGGGGCACGGCATGTTCGCATTGCGGACAGCCGTCCGCGCGCCTGACTGCGCCTCACGGGTCCGACCACCCCACAGGCGGACCCCCGACTCCCCTCGGGAGGAATGACAAGTGAGGATCAAGCGCACCACCCCCCTCAGCGGCACTGCGAGACGCAGCAGGGCCGTCGCCATCGCCGCAGGTCTCGTGGCCGTCGCCGCGCTCGCCGTCCCCACGGCGCAGGCCAGCTCCACCGGAACGTACAGCGCCAACCAGCTCTCCGCCGCCAGTGACGCCGTCCTCGGCGCCGACATCGCCGGCACCGCCTGGACCGTGGACCCCGCGACCAAGAAGGTCGTGGTCACGGTGGACAGCACGGTCTCCGCGTCGGAGATCCAGCAGATCAAGGACTCCGCGGGCGCCAACGCGGGCGCCCTGCGCATCGAGCACACCCCCGGGAAGTTCAGCAAGCTGCTCTCCGGCGGCGACGCCATCTACGCACCCGGATGGCGCTGCTCCCTCGGATTCAACGTCCGCAGCGGCAGCACGTACTACTTCCTGACCGCCGGACACTGCACCGACGGCAACCCCCCCTGGTACACCAACTCCTCGAACACCACCTACATCGGTCCGACGGTCGGCTCCAGCTTCCCGACCAACGACTACGGGCTGGTGCGCTACGACAACGCCGCCGTCTCCCACGAGGGCACCGTGGGCAGCGTCGACATCACCGGCGCGGCCAACGCCACGGTCGGGATGTCCGTCACCCGCCGGGGCTCCACCACCGGCATCCACAGCGGCACCGTCTCCGCGCTCAACGCCACGGTCAACTACGGCGGCGGCGACGTCGTCTACGGCATGATCAAGACCAACGTGTGCGCGGAGCCCGGCGACTCGGGCGGCCCGCTCTACTCCGGTTCCAAGGCGATCGGCCTGACCTCGGGCGGCAGTGGCAACTGCAGCTCGGGCGGCACGACGTTCTTCCAGCCGGTCACCGAGGCGCTCAGCGCGTACGGCGTCAGCCTGTACTGAGGCCGAGGCCTGTACCGGCCGATCGGTGCGAACCGGCCCCCGGGCGGCGAATCCGCCCGGGGGCCGGCGCCGTCCGTCGCATACCCTTGAGCCCTCGGTGCGGGTGCCCACACAGGGAGGGGGTCGTGTGCGCGCGACGACGCGGTCGGCGGACCAGCGGCCGTACTTCTACCTGAGCTACGCCCGTACACCGGGACACGGCCAAGGCGCGCACCCCGACATGTGGGTCGAGCGGCTGTTCCGGGACCTGTGCGGTCATGTGACGGCCCTGACCGGCCTTCCGGCGGGCACCCCGGCCGGCTTCATGGACCGGGCGACACCGTCCGGCGAGGACGGGCCGGAGCGGCTGGGCGAGAACCTCGCGACCTGCCGGGTGTTCGTCCCCCTGTTCTCGCCGCGCTACTTCGCCAGCGAGATGTGCGGCAAGGAGTGGTACGCCTTCTCCCGGCGCGCCATCCACCACAGCGCCCGCTCCGGGCACCGCTCCGAGGCGATCGTCCCGGCCCTGTGGGTGCCGGTCCCGCCGAGCCAGCTGCCCGGCCCGGCCGAGAGCCTGCAGTTCAACCACCGCGACTTCGGTGAGCGTTACGTCACCGACGGACTGTACGGGCTGATCAAGCTCAGGCTCTTCGCCGAGGAGTACGAGCGGGCGGTGCACGAGCTCGCCAAGCGCATCGTCCAGGTCGCCGACACCGCCGGGCTCGCCCCCGGCGGGCCCGTGGACCACCGGCGGGCGCCCAGCGCCTTCGGTTCCTGGGGCGGCGCGGCCGGCGCCTCCCGCGCGCTGCGGATCACCGTCGCCGCCGGCACCCGCCACGACCTGCCCGAGGGGCGCAGCGCCGGCTACTACGGCGACAGCCCGCAGGACTGGAACCCCTACCACCCGGACTCCGCACGGCCGTTGGCCTCGGTCGCCGAGGACCTGGTGCGCGCGCTCAACTACCGGACGACCGTCGTCTCCTTCGACGAGGAGTCCGCCCACCCGAAATCCGGCGGGTCCCCGGAGACACCGGAGATCCTGCTCCTGGACCGCTGGGCGCTCCTGGACGAGGAGCGGCGCGGCCGGCTCGCCGCCCTGGACGCCTCGGGCCGCCCCTGGGTGACGATGATCGTTCCGTGGAACCGCGCGGACCGGGAGAGCGGGGCCGCCGAGGCCGGGCTCGCCGCGCGGCTCGAAGAGACCATGCCGGCCAAGACGGGCCAGGGGAGGGCCCTGTCCCGGGCTGCCGCCGGGGGGGTGCCGAGCATGGAGGCCTTCGGCCAGATCCTGCCGGAGGTGGTCGAGGTGGCCGCCCAGCGGTATCTGAGGCACGCGGTCGCCTATCCGCCCGCCCCGTACGGCGGCGGGCACGTCGAGCGGCCCCGGCTGGTGGGCCCGATGGCGCCCGCGCCGCACATTCCCGGCACCTATGACGTCGCGAGCCACGCGGAGGACACGGATGACGGCCAGTCGTGACGGACGCATCGTCACCTTCTACTCGTACAAGGGCGGTACGGGGCGCACCATGGCGCTGGCCAACACCGCCTGGATCCTCGCGGCCAACGGCCACCGGGTCCTGGCGGTCGACTGGGACCTGGAGGCGCCGGGGCTCCACCGGTTCTTCCACCCGTTCCTCGATCCCTCCACCCTCGGCGCGACCACCGGTGTCATCGACCTGATCACCGAGTTCGCCTGGGCCGCGACCAGCCCGG
It encodes the following:
- a CDS encoding DUF1684 domain-containing protein, with protein sequence MSTEAQQQAAQDWQRWHEERTATVSAPYGPLSLTGTHWLSDYPDGRIPAVPGQWREEDGELVLTAVPEDGLTVDGKPFTGRVALGADRGPIDGSRVAHGERRLVVLSREGLWAVRDFDPSSPARRAFRAIEATPYDPRWALPGTFRPYETSRTVRVENADGVERGLGLAGEIAFELDGAERTLQVAVEADGSLWAVFADATSGNTSYRFRFLRPAAPAADGTVTVDLNRATLPPCAFADHFICPFPPPGNTLPVAVEAGERSRTDG
- a CDS encoding DUF5685 family protein, with translation MAHLCGLCLALRSDHGQFARIVTNYDGLIVSVLTEAQTERTPAQRRTAGPCPLRAMRTAPVARGEGARLAAAVSLVLASAKVRDHVADGDGLLRRRPVAAAARRVAAGWDRAGARTGAQLGFDTAVLVDAVDRQTGIELLAGPGTPLLTVTEPTETATAAAFAHTAVLAGKPHNAAPLAEAGRLFGRLAHLLDAVEDQEADSASGAWNPLTATGTSRAEARRLCDDALRGVRLALKDAEFTDGRLAHVLLAHELRRSVDRAFATDVCSHQGGGLLTSAGDPSEIRPAASFGPPPGNPYAPSGPGAPFGPLQPPPEPPRDRRGLVMGCLVWAGLACTCQMCCGTFDDPWSRQRREGLCSQCDCGDCCDACDCCSGCSDCGDCCDGCDCCDCGCDCSC
- a CDS encoding FAD/NAD(P)-binding protein produces the protein MSAQTDTRTPALPAPSPEDNDAGPTLVVIGAGPRGTGLIERIAANAPALYGDRPLTLHLVDPYPPGGGRIWREGQSPLLWMNSMAEDVTMFTDDTVRQEGPVRPGPALDTWAAELREGPGGAGAVTDDPALRAEIETLRGQDFPSRRLQGAYLRWVYERSVAALPPGITVHEHRRRALRVTGPRDGRQRVHLEGGAPLDADLVVLTLGHLDAEPDAEQSRLSGFAARHGLIHLPPDFTADSDLSALPAGEPVVVRGFGLAFIDLMVLLTEGRGGRYENGAYVPSGREPVLYVGSRRGVPYHSKIGYGWQGERPPLPRFLDPVRAGELLTRPQPLDFRRDIWPHVDKELGHAHYHRLFTAHPGRTATDWPSFEEKYATAEPGSDELRDLIAAAVPDPADRLDLAAVDRPLEGVRHTSAEALQKAVRDYITADLDRRHDPEHSEDLAVFLGLLSVYGQLARFGDIGEWWHGFFSYLASGPPGPRLRQLLALSEAGVVRFIGAGTTVETDEERGLFRAFGATVPGERIEARALVEARLPDPSTRRTRSALLRALYEDGAAATATGLLAVDPADGRVLDRDGLPHPRRFALGPHTAARTGGAFTRPRTGGPAFGQNDATARAALAFLRDRTGTDG
- a CDS encoding acyl-CoA dehydrogenase family protein, yielding MSTAPSPKLPPFDPRDPIGVDDLLDAEDLAIRDTVRTWAADRVLPHIAEWYENGELPGIRELARELGSLGALGMSLQGYGCAGATAVQYGLACLELEAADSGIRSLVSVQGSLAMYAIHRFGSEEQKQRWLPGMAAGETIGCFGLTEPDHGSDPAGMRTYAKRDGQDWILSGRKMWITNGSVAGVAVVWAQTDEGTAGSGIRGFVVPTDAPGFSAPEIRHKWSLRASVTSELVLDDVRLPADAVLPGVTGLRGPLSCLSHARYGIVWGAMGAARSSFEAAVDYARTREQFGKPIGGFQLTQAKLADMAVELHKGILLAHHLGRRMDAGTLRPEQVSFGKLNNVREAIEICRTSRTILGANGISLEYPVMRHATNLESVLTYEGTVEMHQLVLGKALTGLDAFR
- a CDS encoding NtaA/DmoA family FMN-dependent monooxygenase (This protein belongs to a clade of FMN-dependent monooxygenases, within a broader family of flavin-dependent oxidoreductases, the luciferase-like monooxygenase (LMM) family, some of whose members use coenzyme F420 rather than FMN.), coding for MTSAAPPSAPKQMHLAAHFPGVDNTTVWADPRSRSQIEFASFEHLARTAERGLFDFFFLAEGLRLREHNGLIHDLDVVGRPESLTLLAALAGVTDRLGLAAAVNATFNEPYEVARRFATLDHLSAGRAAWHVVTSSDASTGENFRRGGPLDRAGLPQALGSARAGGTPLTRAAEFLATARELWDSWTPEGTPRPFAHHGTHFSVEGEFTVPRSPQGHPVVIQAGDSPEGREFAASAADIVFTRHGTLEAGRAFCADLKGRLAAYGREPDELKIMPGVSVVLGDSDAEAQERAAAIRLQQVSPQNALLALEQVWGRDLSSYDPDGPLPESDPVPDSGPVRGRTGDPFAVAARWRELSRAKGLSIRQTVIEATGRQPFIGSPDTVAAQLTEYVATGAADGFVLVPHLTPGGLDEFVDRVVPLLQERGVFRSAYTGSTLRSHLGLGEPVWKG
- a CDS encoding LLM class flavin-dependent oxidoreductase; the protein is MSPLRPLHLAAEIGGPPRYDPAHYTGLARLAEGGALDFVTLGDSFARPGPDALAVLSRVAPETRRIGLVPTVTTTHTEPFHVSSAVATLDWVSRGRAGWSVDVSTTEAEARLFGRRPAAPADALWREAGECADVSARLWDSWEDDAEIRDTATGRFIDRDKLHYVDFEGTAFGIRGPAIVPRPPQGRPVVVIDGTAEPARQAAARHADVVLVRATTPERTAAIREDVLRRAAAHGRDPAALRVLAALTVDLGDAESAPEPGLESGPPLAAQGTYYRGGPVDLADLITQWHRAGAVDGFHLTPITPGRDLERIVNGTVALLQHRSLFRTFHPGGTLREHLGLARPANRYAPRGERV
- a CDS encoding S1 family peptidase, with the translated sequence MRIKRTTPLSGTARRSRAVAIAAGLVAVAALAVPTAQASSTGTYSANQLSAASDAVLGADIAGTAWTVDPATKKVVVTVDSTVSASEIQQIKDSAGANAGALRIEHTPGKFSKLLSGGDAIYAPGWRCSLGFNVRSGSTYYFLTAGHCTDGNPPWYTNSSNTTYIGPTVGSSFPTNDYGLVRYDNAAVSHEGTVGSVDITGAANATVGMSVTRRGSTTGIHSGTVSALNATVNYGGGDVVYGMIKTNVCAEPGDSGGPLYSGSKAIGLTSGGSGNCSSGGTTFFQPVTEALSAYGVSLY
- a CDS encoding cell division protein SepF; amino-acid sequence: MGSVRKASAWLGLVEDNDERYYDDDEYAEGARTGTGQAWVTDPRVRVASEAAEETGRRIATVTPDSFRDARSIGELFRDGVPVIMNLTSMDSADAKRVVDFAAGLIFGLRGSIDRVATRVFLLTPADTQVVNGEAAGRPADGFFNQS